One window of Bacteroides sp. AN502(2024) genomic DNA carries:
- a CDS encoding SusC/RagA family TonB-linked outer membrane protein — protein MKKSILLFVLCLFCSIGAVAQTKTIAGVVSDATGEPIIGASVVEVGTTNGIITDIDGKFTLTVNSNGKIKVSYIGYQAQTIDLKGRTSLKIQMKEDSEMLEEVVVTGYGGKQLRTKVTNSISKVNEESLKVGLFSNPAQALSGAVAGLKVTQASGSPGATPTIVLRGGTNFNGSGSPLVIVDGQLRDGLHDINPEDIESMEVLKDAGATALYGARACNGVILVTTKSGKKGHREINLKVKLGLNYINNPYEFLNGEEFISTLRTTYSKSGYHCSDGEYVSIAPLSNLTGASPFGLGNVLGKSTWNVMGKTADNAYLVQKHGWKEMIDPLDPTQTIIYKDINPADYNVNNPSFSQDYNVNMSGGGDKATYYAGIGYNRQEGLPVETYYERYSFVLNASYNVTDWLTSTSNFNYNRANWKNMPGSNTSEGNYFGRIMSTPPTARFEDEEGNYTLGPNVADGNQAFQPEKWTNFNQTDKFTMSQSFQIDIMKELFIKGAANWYYSEGLYESFTKDYLENMLTNKYKSDRSTSAKFERNFAQTYNAVLNYSQTFLKDHHANLMLGMEYYANEKRGFSAAGSGAPTDDFADLALTNNGEKKRTIDSWHEQYRILSYFGRLNYDYKGRYLLSAVFRHDGYSSLLGDNRWGFFPGLSAGWIFGQEQFVKNAVPFLSFGKLRASYGVNGNATGIGAYTLQGSYGSAAYNGNTGFLIGLLPNPGLRWEKTKTAEVGLDLSFFDNRLNANFTFYNRLTSDKYADFSLPSTTGFSSIKNNNGKFRNRGMEIELSGKIIDTKDWKWSMSGNIAYNKNKVISLPDNGLERNRQGGRQIYTGEKITNENGEIEYVKRWVGGTQVGMEPGTMVVYQSEGIYRSWDEIPVDLVVVSGNYYGKKMYGPEAWGKLTKQQQKNALPIMPGDMKWRDINGDNIIDQYDQVELGNTIPHWTGGFNTTLRWKNLQLYGRFDFALDYWIYDHTTPETFLACAQGTYNTTKDVYNTWSEDNPNAKYPRYVYADVLTNANYTRNSTMFAYKGNYLAIRELSLTYSLPQMWAKKIFCQKVDVSITGQNLGYITSANVATPEVSNAGSGYALPKTLLFGLNVTF, from the coding sequence ATGAAAAAAAGCATTCTTTTATTTGTGCTGTGTCTTTTCTGTTCTATCGGAGCTGTGGCTCAGACAAAAACAATTGCTGGAGTGGTGAGTGATGCTACTGGTGAGCCAATCATCGGAGCGAGTGTTGTCGAGGTAGGTACGACAAATGGTATCATTACTGACATTGATGGTAAATTTACCTTAACTGTGAATTCGAATGGAAAAATTAAAGTTTCGTATATCGGGTATCAAGCGCAAACGATTGATTTAAAAGGAAGGACTTCTTTGAAGATTCAAATGAAAGAAGATTCCGAAATGTTGGAAGAAGTTGTTGTAACAGGTTATGGAGGCAAACAATTACGTACAAAGGTTACCAATTCTATTTCTAAAGTAAATGAAGAATCATTGAAGGTTGGTTTGTTTTCTAATCCGGCTCAAGCGCTTTCGGGTGCAGTTGCCGGTTTGAAAGTGACACAAGCTTCGGGAAGCCCCGGTGCTACTCCGACTATTGTTCTTCGTGGTGGTACGAATTTTAATGGATCGGGATCCCCATTGGTTATTGTTGACGGTCAATTGCGTGATGGATTGCATGATATAAATCCTGAAGACATCGAATCTATGGAAGTCTTAAAAGATGCGGGAGCAACGGCTTTGTATGGTGCCCGTGCATGCAACGGTGTAATTCTTGTCACTACAAAGAGCGGAAAAAAAGGGCATCGTGAGATCAATCTGAAGGTTAAGTTGGGGTTGAATTATATTAATAATCCGTATGAATTTTTGAATGGAGAAGAATTTATCAGCACTTTACGTACTACCTACTCAAAGTCCGGTTATCACTGTAGTGACGGAGAATATGTCTCAATAGCACCTTTGTCAAATCTGACAGGGGCGTCTCCTTTCGGTTTGGGAAATGTATTAGGCAAATCAACATGGAACGTGATGGGGAAAACTGCGGATAACGCTTATTTGGTCCAAAAGCATGGATGGAAAGAGATGATAGATCCTCTTGACCCGACCCAGACAATTATCTATAAGGATATCAATCCTGCCGATTATAACGTGAATAATCCTTCTTTTTCGCAAGATTATAATGTAAATATGTCTGGTGGTGGTGATAAGGCTACCTATTATGCCGGTATTGGATATAATCGTCAGGAAGGATTGCCTGTTGAGACCTATTATGAGCGATATAGTTTTGTTTTGAATGCAAGTTATAACGTTACAGACTGGTTGACATCGACTTCGAATTTTAATTATAATCGTGCGAACTGGAAAAATATGCCGGGATCCAATACGAGTGAAGGGAATTATTTTGGGCGTATTATGTCTACGCCACCTACTGCGCGTTTTGAAGATGAGGAAGGTAACTATACTTTAGGACCGAATGTCGCAGATGGTAATCAGGCTTTCCAGCCGGAGAAATGGACAAACTTTAATCAAACAGATAAGTTTACGATGAGCCAGTCTTTCCAAATAGATATAATGAAAGAATTATTTATAAAGGGAGCTGCCAATTGGTATTATTCAGAAGGATTATATGAAAGCTTTACTAAAGATTATCTGGAAAATATGCTGACTAACAAATACAAGTCAGATCGTAGTACGTCCGCTAAATTTGAGCGTAATTTTGCACAGACCTATAATGCGGTATTGAATTATTCGCAAACATTTCTAAAAGACCATCATGCAAACCTTATGTTAGGAATGGAGTATTATGCGAATGAGAAACGTGGATTCTCGGCTGCAGGTTCCGGTGCTCCGACAGATGATTTCGCGGATTTGGCTTTAACAAATAATGGTGAGAAAAAGCGCACTATCGATTCTTGGCATGAACAATATCGTATTTTGTCATACTTTGGGCGATTGAATTATGATTATAAAGGGAGGTATCTGCTTTCGGCAGTGTTCCGGCATGATGGTTATTCTTCTTTATTGGGAGATAATCGTTGGGGATTTTTTCCAGGACTTTCGGCTGGTTGGATTTTTGGGCAAGAGCAGTTTGTTAAAAATGCTGTTCCTTTTCTGTCGTTTGGTAAATTACGTGCCAGCTATGGTGTGAATGGTAATGCAACAGGAATTGGCGCTTACACGTTGCAAGGTTCTTACGGCTCGGCGGCTTATAATGGTAATACGGGTTTTCTGATAGGTTTACTGCCAAACCCCGGTTTGAGATGGGAAAAAACAAAAACAGCTGAAGTCGGCTTGGATTTGAGCTTCTTTGATAATCGGTTGAATGCCAACTTTACTTTTTATAATCGTTTGACTTCAGATAAGTATGCCGACTTTAGTCTGCCTTCAACAACAGGTTTTTCCTCTATAAAAAATAATAATGGAAAATTTCGTAACAGAGGTATGGAAATAGAACTTTCCGGAAAGATTATTGATACGAAAGATTGGAAATGGAGTATGTCGGGGAATATTGCATACAATAAAAATAAAGTAATTTCTTTACCAGACAATGGATTGGAGCGTAACCGACAAGGTGGACGACAGATCTATACGGGAGAAAAAATAACGAACGAGAATGGTGAGATTGAATATGTGAAGCGTTGGGTCGGTGGTACTCAGGTAGGTATGGAACCAGGTACAATGGTTGTTTATCAGTCTGAAGGCATATATCGTAGTTGGGATGAGATACCCGTGGATTTGGTGGTAGTATCTGGAAATTATTACGGTAAAAAGATGTATGGTCCTGAAGCATGGGGAAAACTGACAAAACAGCAACAAAAGAATGCTTTGCCTATTATGCCTGGTGATATGAAATGGAGAGATATCAATGGTGATAATATCATCGATCAGTATGACCAAGTGGAATTAGGTAATACGATTCCGCATTGGACAGGTGGGTTTAATACGACACTGCGTTGGAAGAATCTGCAACTTTACGGACGTTTTGATTTTGCATTGGATTATTGGATTTATGATCATACGACTCCAGAGACATTCCTTGCTTGCGCGCAAGGTACTTATAATACGACAAAAGATGTATATAATACATGGTCGGAAGACAATCCGAATGCTAAATACCCGCGGTATGTCTATGCTGACGTTTTGACGAATGCCAACTATACCCGTAATTCGACAATGTTTGCTTATAAGGGTAATTATCTGGCTATCCGTGAGTTGTCTCTCACTTATTCGCTTCCCCAGATGTGGGCTAAAAAGATCTTTTGTCAGAAAGTGGATGTGTCTATTACCGGACAGAATTTGGGTTATATAACCTCTGCTAATGTGGCTACTCCTGAAGTTTCCAATGCCGGTTCGGGATATGCCTTGCCGAAAACTCTTTTATTCGGATTAAATGTGACGTTTTAA
- a CDS encoding AGE family epimerase/isomerase, with product MNVTEYINQWATSYKNDILNNIMPFWMKHGLDRKHGGVYTCINRDGSLIDTTKSVWFQGRFGFIAAFAYNNIEKNPEWLSASKSCIDFIEAHCFDADGHMFFEVTEEGTPLRKRRYVFSEGFAAIAMAEYALATGDKKYAERALGVFKRTQYFLETPGLLEPKYLPTMQARGHSITMILINTASRIRQVIDDPVLTEQIDRSIDALRKYFIHPEFKALLEMVGPNGEFIDTCNGRVINPGHCIETAWFIMEEAKYRNWDKDLLQLALQILDWSWEWGWDKEFGGIINFRDCKNLPPQDYSQDMKFWWPQTEAIIATLYAYQATRDEKYLQMHKQISDWTYTHFPDKEYGEWYGYLHRDGTVAQPAKGNIFKGPFHIPRMMICSYMLCQEML from the coding sequence ATGAACGTAACAGAATATATTAATCAATGGGCTACGTCCTATAAAAACGACATTTTGAATAACATTATGCCGTTTTGGATGAAGCATGGCTTGGACCGTAAGCATGGCGGTGTCTATACTTGCATCAATCGCGATGGTAGTCTTATCGATACCACAAAGTCTGTATGGTTTCAGGGACGTTTCGGCTTCATAGCAGCATTTGCATATAATAATATAGAGAAGAATCCCGAATGGCTTTCCGCTTCGAAAAGTTGTATAGACTTTATAGAAGCCCATTGCTTTGATGCGGACGGACACATGTTTTTTGAAGTAACGGAAGAAGGTACTCCTTTACGTAAACGTCGTTATGTGTTCTCCGAAGGATTTGCTGCTATTGCCATGGCAGAATATGCTTTGGCAACTGGTGATAAGAAGTATGCAGAGAGAGCTTTGGGGGTATTCAAACGTACTCAATATTTTCTTGAAACTCCGGGGCTGCTTGAACCGAAGTATTTGCCAACCATGCAGGCTAGAGGCCATTCTATTACCATGATTCTGATAAATACAGCTTCGCGTATCCGTCAGGTTATCGATGATCCTGTGTTGACAGAACAAATAGACCGATCGATTGATGCATTACGGAAATATTTTATCCATCCTGAATTCAAGGCTTTGCTTGAGATGGTAGGACCCAATGGTGAATTTATTGATACTTGTAACGGACGTGTCATCAATCCGGGACATTGTATTGAGACCGCTTGGTTTATCATGGAAGAAGCCAAGTATCGTAATTGGGACAAGGATTTGTTGCAATTGGCTCTTCAGATTCTTGATTGGTCCTGGGAATGGGGATGGGACAAGGAGTTCGGTGGTATCATCAACTTCCGTGATTGCAAGAATCTTCCACCGCAAGACTATTCGCAGGATATGAAATTCTGGTGGCCGCAGACAGAAGCAATCATCGCCACTTTGTATGCTTACCAGGCTACAAGAGATGAGAAGTATCTTCAGATGCACAAGCAGATAAGTGACTGGACATATACTCATTTTCCCGATAAGGAATATGGAGAATGGTATGGTTATCTTCATCGGGACGGTACTGTTGCCCAGCCTGCCAAAGGAAATATATTCAAAGGTCCTTTTCATATACCTCGTATGATGATTTGTAGCTATATGCTTTGTCAGGAAATGCTATGA
- a CDS encoding dihydrodipicolinate synthase family protein, whose product MERIKGLIDAPFTPFYENGEVNLEPIEVYAKMLVKNGLQGVFINGSSGEGYMLTDEERMKLAERWVAVAPKGFKVIVHVGSCCVKASRMLAEHAQKIGAWGIGAMAPPFPKIGRIEELVKYIEEIACGAPDLPFYYYHIPAFNGAFLPMVKLLEAVDGRVPNFAGIKYTFESMYEYNQCRLYKDGKYDMLHGQDETILPCLAMGGAQGGIGGTTNYNGKELVGIIEAWEAGDIETARERQNFSQEVINVICHFRGNIVGGKRIMKLMGLDLGKNRTPFQNMTDAEEAQMKAELEAIKFFDRCNQF is encoded by the coding sequence ATGGAACGAATTAAAGGACTTATTGATGCACCGTTTACTCCTTTTTATGAGAATGGTGAAGTGAATCTGGAACCGATTGAAGTATATGCTAAGATGTTAGTAAAGAATGGACTCCAAGGTGTATTTATCAACGGCTCTTCCGGTGAGGGATATATGCTCACGGACGAGGAGCGGATGAAGTTGGCCGAACGTTGGGTGGCAGTGGCTCCCAAAGGTTTTAAGGTGATTGTACATGTAGGTAGCTGTTGTGTGAAAGCCAGCCGTATGTTGGCAGAGCATGCTCAAAAGATCGGTGCTTGGGGAATTGGTGCGATGGCTCCTCCTTTTCCGAAAATCGGCCGTATAGAAGAACTTGTGAAGTATATTGAGGAAATTGCATGCGGTGCTCCCGACCTTCCTTTTTATTATTATCATATTCCTGCATTCAATGGTGCGTTTTTGCCGATGGTAAAATTGCTGGAGGCGGTAGATGGACGCGTTCCTAATTTTGCAGGTATCAAATATACTTTTGAGAGTATGTACGAATATAACCAGTGTCGCTTATATAAAGATGGCAAATATGATATGCTACATGGACAGGATGAAACCATTCTTCCTTGTCTGGCTATGGGTGGTGCCCAAGGCGGTATTGGCGGAACAACTAATTATAATGGAAAAGAATTGGTAGGTATTATCGAAGCTTGGGAAGCCGGTGATATTGAAACAGCTCGTGAACGTCAGAATTTCTCACAAGAAGTAATCAATGTGATCTGCCACTTCCGTGGAAATATCGTCGGTGGAAAACGAATCATGAAACTGATGGGGCTTGATTTGGGTAAAAACCGTACTCCATTCCAAAATATGACGGATGCGGAAGAAGCACAGATGAAAGCAGAACTGGAGGCTATCAAATTCTTTGATCGTTGCAATCAATTCTAA
- a CDS encoding MFS transporter gives MKNKNIYPWIVVGLLWVVALLNYMDRQMLSTMQEAMKVDIVELNKAEAFGALMAIFLWIYGFMSPVAGIIADRVNRKWLVVGSLFVWSAVTYLMGYAHDFHELYWLRAVMGVSEALYIPSALSLIADWHEGKSRSLAVGVHMTGLYVGQAIGGFGATAAAVFSWQLTFHWFGIVGIVYALVLVFFLHENPIHGGVSVRKADESSKEKKTSVISALSLLFTNWAFWIILFYFAAPSLPGWATKNWLPTLFADSLNIPMSEAGPISTITIAVSSFVGVILGGILSDRWVQKNIRGRIYTGAIGLGMTIPALLLLGFGHSFMSVIGAGLLFGIGFGIFDANNMPILCQFVSARHRATAYGIMNMTGVFAGAAVTEVLGKWTDGGSLGQGFALLSIVVAVALLLQIYFLRPKTDNMEN, from the coding sequence ATGAAAAACAAGAATATTTATCCCTGGATAGTAGTAGGGTTGTTATGGGTGGTGGCACTTCTTAATTACATGGATCGTCAGATGCTTTCTACTATGCAAGAAGCAATGAAGGTAGACATTGTAGAGTTGAATAAGGCTGAAGCCTTTGGAGCTTTGATGGCTATTTTCTTGTGGATATATGGTTTTATGAGTCCGGTTGCCGGTATAATAGCGGATAGAGTCAATCGTAAGTGGCTGGTGGTAGGAAGTCTTTTTGTCTGGTCAGCTGTTACTTATCTGATGGGATACGCCCATGATTTTCATGAACTCTATTGGTTGCGTGCTGTAATGGGAGTCAGTGAAGCGCTTTATATACCTTCTGCCTTGTCTTTGATAGCCGACTGGCACGAGGGAAAATCGCGTTCATTAGCTGTCGGAGTGCACATGACAGGGTTGTATGTCGGACAGGCTATCGGCGGTTTTGGCGCTACGGCTGCTGCTGTTTTCTCCTGGCAGCTTACTTTTCATTGGTTTGGTATTGTGGGTATCGTATATGCTTTGGTGCTTGTGTTCTTCTTACATGAAAATCCTATTCATGGTGGTGTGTCTGTCAGGAAAGCAGATGAAAGTTCGAAAGAGAAGAAGACCTCTGTCATAAGTGCACTTTCCTTGCTGTTTACCAATTGGGCATTTTGGATTATCCTTTTCTATTTTGCTGCTCCCAGTCTGCCGGGATGGGCGACAAAGAATTGGCTTCCTACCTTATTTGCCGATAGCTTGAATATTCCCATGTCCGAGGCAGGTCCCATATCTACTATTACGATTGCAGTTTCTTCCTTTGTAGGTGTTATTTTGGGTGGAATCTTGTCCGACCGTTGGGTGCAGAAAAATATTCGTGGACGTATTTATACCGGAGCTATTGGTTTGGGAATGACTATTCCGGCTTTGCTTCTGTTAGGATTCGGCCATAGCTTTATGAGTGTGATTGGTGCGGGGCTGCTCTTTGGTATCGGCTTTGGGATATTTGATGCTAATAATATGCCGATTCTGTGTCAGTTCGTGTCAGCCAGACACCGCGCTACAGCTTATGGCATAATGAATATGACCGGTGTGTTTGCCGGGGCTGCCGTGACCGAAGTGCTCGGAAAATGGACAGATGGAGGAAGCCTGGGGCAGGGATTTGCCCTGTTGAGTATTGTGGTAGCCGTGGCATTACTTCTTCAAATCTATTTTTTGCGGCCGAAGACTGATAATATGGAAAATTAA
- a CDS encoding YhcH/YjgK/YiaL family protein — translation MIVSNLQNSQRIESLHPLFKTLFDYVKTHDLLHAELGRIEIDGERLYINNVNPECVAPEKQVLELHRDYIDVHILLEGAETIGWKALEDLQKEVKAYSEEEECALYSDVPTTYVHLIPGQFVIVYPEDPHAPIIGQGRIRKLIAKVRV, via the coding sequence ATGATTGTATCTAATTTACAAAACAGCCAACGGATTGAAAGTCTTCATCCCCTGTTTAAAACATTGTTTGACTATGTGAAAACACATGATTTGCTTCATGCGGAGTTGGGGCGTATTGAGATTGACGGCGAGCGTCTTTACATTAATAATGTGAACCCGGAATGCGTTGCACCTGAGAAGCAGGTTTTAGAATTGCATCGCGATTATATTGATGTGCATATCCTTCTAGAAGGTGCGGAGACGATCGGTTGGAAGGCTTTAGAAGATTTGCAGAAGGAGGTCAAGGCATATTCGGAAGAGGAGGAGTGTGCTTTGTATTCGGACGTTCCCACGACTTATGTCCATTTGATTCCGGGGCAGTTTGTGATTGTTTATCCTGAAGATCCTCATGCTCCGATTATAGGTCAGGGGAGAATCCGTAAGTTGATAGCCAAAGTAAGGGTTTAA
- a CDS encoding ROK family transcriptional regulator produces MEQHLLKEIEAGSKSAILKKKIITHYIYNGSSTITDLAKELDLSVPTVTKFISEMCEEGYINDYGKLETSGGRHPSLYGLNPESGYFIGVDMKKFAINIGLINFKGDMVELKMNVPYKSANTPEALDELCRLITLFINEIKIDHNKILNININVSGRVNPESGYSFSLFNFEERPLAEVLTEKIGFRVSIDNDTRAMTYGEYLKGCVKGEKDIIFVNVSWGLGIGIIIDGKIYTGKSGFSGEFGHTNIFDNEIICHCGKKGCLETEASGSALHRILIERIQKGESSILSKRILSTENPLTLDEIIAAVNKEDLLCIEIVEEIGQKLGKQIAGLINIFNPELVIIGGTLSLTGDYITQPIKTAVRKYSLNLVNKDSAIMTSKLKDKAGIVGACMLARSRMVEY; encoded by the coding sequence ATGGAACAACATTTACTTAAAGAAATAGAAGCAGGAAGCAAAAGTGCCATTCTTAAAAAGAAGATCATTACACATTATATATATAATGGAAGTTCTACAATTACAGATTTAGCCAAGGAGCTGGATCTCAGTGTCCCGACTGTCACTAAATTCATCAGTGAAATGTGTGAGGAAGGATATATAAACGATTATGGTAAACTGGAAACCAGCGGAGGACGGCATCCGAGTTTATACGGCTTAAATCCGGAATCCGGTTATTTCATCGGAGTGGATATGAAAAAGTTTGCCATCAATATAGGACTGATTAACTTCAAAGGTGACATGGTGGAGCTTAAAATGAATGTCCCTTACAAATCAGCAAATACTCCGGAGGCACTAGACGAGTTATGCAGGCTCATCACCCTGTTCATTAATGAAATAAAGATTGATCACAACAAGATCTTAAATATCAATATCAATGTTTCCGGAAGAGTGAATCCCGAATCAGGATACAGCTTCAGCCTGTTCAATTTTGAAGAACGGCCATTGGCAGAGGTACTTACCGAGAAAATAGGCTTTCGGGTAAGTATAGACAACGACACCCGTGCCATGACCTACGGAGAATATCTGAAAGGATGCGTAAAAGGTGAGAAGGATATTATCTTTGTAAATGTCAGTTGGGGACTCGGCATCGGAATTATTATTGACGGAAAAATATATACCGGCAAATCCGGTTTTTCAGGAGAATTCGGACACACAAACATATTCGACAATGAAATAATCTGCCATTGTGGGAAAAAGGGGTGCCTGGAAACGGAAGCGTCAGGTTCCGCACTTCATCGCATCTTAATTGAACGTATCCAGAAGGGAGAAAGTTCCATCCTGTCCAAACGGATTTTATCTACAGAAAATCCCTTGACTTTAGATGAAATTATAGCTGCCGTCAACAAAGAAGATTTGCTCTGTATCGAAATCGTAGAAGAAATCGGACAGAAACTCGGAAAACAAATAGCAGGACTAATCAATATATTCAATCCGGAACTGGTGATCATAGGTGGAACTTTATCATTAACCGGTGATTATATTACCCAGCCTATCAAGACCGCAGTACGCAAATACTCTCTCAATCTGGTCAATAAGGATTCCGCTATCATGACTTCCAAATTGAAGGATAAGGCAGGTATCGTAGGAGCCTGTATGCTGGCACGCAGCAGAATGGTCGAATATTAA
- a CDS encoding toxin-antitoxin system YwqK family antitoxin → MDELNGGTQEQNASPKNKKGISTIVKRTLVVVALALVGYVVYSVVYLFVSPDRNIQQIYLVPEDAAFIIQSSAPIEDWEKFSGSETWQCLKRAKSFGKVTESVEKLDSVVKSNKVLLSLVGERDMLISLHKTRATDWDFLLILDMQKTSKMDLLKEQVETVLVMSGFTVTNRMHNGINILEMRDPETRDIFYIAFVNNHLVGSYTSGLVESAIDSRDKPKIGLDHSFIETEKLVSGKGLVRVFINYARVPQFLSIYLGARNEYIDLFSNSMNFAGLYLNMDKKRMEVKGYTLKKDSADPYVTALLNSGKHKMKAHEILSGRTAFYTNIGFNNPVTFVKELENALAVHDRQLYDSYQSSRKKIEGLFGISLEENFLSWMSGEFAITQSEPGLLGYDPELILAIRAKNIKEARKNMEFIEKKIKRRTPVKIKTADYKGFEINYVEMKGFFRLFFGKLFDKFEKPYYTYVDDYVVFSNKAASLLSFVEDYEQKNLLKKNQGFDNALSYLESSSTIFLYTDVQKFYSQLKPMMNPATWNEIQSNKDVLYSFPYWTMQIIGDGQSASLQYVMDYTPYQPEKVVAAIATDEDDKEMNEDAETEKEQMSELERFYVEKFEGNVLREFYPEGALKSESEVKDGKRHGRYREYYEDGTLKLRGKYADNKPKGTWKYYTEDGKFERKEKF, encoded by the coding sequence ATGGATGAACTAAATGGTGGGACACAGGAGCAAAATGCGAGCCCGAAAAATAAAAAAGGCATCTCGACAATCGTAAAGCGAACGTTAGTGGTGGTTGCATTAGCATTGGTGGGATATGTTGTATATTCCGTAGTTTATTTATTCGTTTCACCGGATCGTAATATTCAGCAAATCTATCTGGTTCCGGAAGATGCTGCGTTTATTATTCAATCATCGGCTCCGATTGAAGATTGGGAAAAATTTAGTGGAAGCGAAACGTGGCAATGTCTGAAAAGAGCAAAATCTTTTGGAAAAGTGACAGAGAGTGTGGAGAAACTCGACTCGGTTGTCAAGAGCAATAAGGTGTTGTTGTCGCTTGTTGGTGAGCGGGATATGCTTATCTCGCTCCATAAGACTCGTGCCACAGATTGGGATTTTTTGCTTATCTTGGATATGCAGAAGACATCAAAGATGGACTTATTGAAAGAACAAGTTGAAACCGTATTGGTTATGAGTGGTTTTACCGTGACTAACCGGATGCATAATGGCATTAATATCCTTGAAATGCGCGATCCCGAAACGAGGGATATTTTTTATATTGCTTTTGTGAATAATCATTTGGTAGGTTCTTATACATCCGGACTTGTTGAGTCGGCTATTGATTCTCGCGATAAGCCTAAAATCGGACTTGATCACTCTTTTATTGAAACAGAGAAATTGGTTTCCGGCAAGGGACTTGTCAGGGTCTTTATCAATTATGCGCGTGTACCTCAATTTCTGTCAATTTATCTGGGTGCAAGAAATGAATATATTGATCTGTTTAGCAACTCCATGAATTTTGCCGGGCTTTATTTGAATATGGATAAGAAGAGGATGGAGGTGAAGGGATATACACTGAAAAAAGATTCTGCCGATCCTTATGTCACTGCTTTATTGAATTCGGGAAAACATAAGATGAAAGCGCATGAAATTCTGTCTGGACGGACAGCTTTTTATACGAATATAGGCTTTAATAATCCGGTAACTTTTGTGAAGGAATTGGAGAATGCACTGGCAGTTCATGATAGACAATTGTATGACTCTTATCAAAGTTCCCGGAAAAAGATTGAAGGGTTATTCGGTATCTCTTTGGAAGAAAATTTTTTGAGTTGGATGTCGGGAGAGTTTGCTATTACGCAATCCGAACCCGGGTTGTTGGGATATGACCCAGAACTTATTTTGGCTATCAGGGCTAAAAATATAAAAGAGGCCCGTAAGAACATGGAGTTCATTGAAAAGAAGATTAAGCGACGCACTCCGGTTAAGATTAAGACAGCCGATTATAAGGGTTTCGAGATTAATTATGTCGAGATGAAAGGCTTTTTCCGCCTGTTCTTTGGAAAGCTATTTGATAAATTTGAGAAGCCATATTATACTTATGTCGATGATTATGTCGTCTTTAGTAATAAAGCTGCCTCTTTGCTTTCTTTTGTAGAGGATTATGAGCAAAAGAATTTATTGAAAAAGAATCAGGGATTTGACAACGCACTTTCGTATTTGGAATCCAGTTCAACTATCTTCTTATATACAGATGTACAAAAATTCTATTCCCAACTGAAACCGATGATGAATCCCGCAACATGGAATGAAATACAATCCAACAAGGATGTTTTGTATTCATTTCCTTACTGGACCATGCAAATTATTGGAGATGGCCAGTCGGCTTCTTTGCAATATGTGATGGATTATACTCCGTATCAACCGGAGAAGGTGGTTGCTGCCATTGCTACTGATGAGGATGATAAGGAAATGAATGAAGATGCCGAAACCGAAAAAGAGCAAATGAGTGAACTGGAACGTTTCTATGTCGAAAAGTTTGAAGGAAATGTTTTGAGGGAGTTTTATCCGGAGGGAGCATTGAAGAGTGAATCGGAAGTAAAGGATGGAAAACGCCATGGTCGTTATCGTGAATACTATGAAGACGGTACATTGAAACTTCGTGGAAAGTATGCAGATAATAAGCCGAAGGGTACATGGAAGTATTATACCGAGGACGGAAAATTTGAACGCAAAGAAAAGTTTTAG
- a CDS encoding epoxyqueuosine reductase QueH yields MKKKFQLEVPGGAAKVLLHTCCAPCSSAIIECMMQHNITPVIYYCNPNIYPLEEYTIRKDECTRYAQSLGLEIIDADYNHEIWRCHIAGMEQEPERGGRCLRCFKLRLLETARYAHEHGFSVITTTLASSRWKSLEQINEAGQYATAHYPDVTYWEQNWRKGGLSERRIAIIKEYNFYNQQYCGCEFSMRKEK; encoded by the coding sequence ATGAAAAAGAAATTCCAACTCGAAGTTCCGGGAGGAGCCGCAAAAGTCCTACTCCATACCTGCTGTGCTCCTTGCTCATCAGCCATCATTGAATGTATGATGCAGCACAATATTACCCCCGTCATCTATTATTGTAATCCCAATATCTACCCTCTGGAAGAATATACGATCAGAAAAGATGAATGTACCCGCTATGCCCAATCATTGGGGCTGGAAATAATAGATGCCGATTACAATCATGAAATCTGGCGATGCCATATAGCAGGAATGGAGCAGGAGCCCGAAAGAGGGGGACGCTGCTTACGCTGTTTTAAACTACGCTTGCTGGAGACTGCCCGCTATGCTCACGAACATGGATTTTCTGTCATTACCACCACACTTGCCTCCAGCCGTTGGAAAAGTCTGGAACAGATCAACGAAGCCGGACAATATGCCACAGCACATTACCCGGATGTCACCTACTGGGAACAGAATTGGCGGAAAGGCGGATTAAGCGAACGACGCATTGCCATCATTAAAGAATACAACTTTTATAACCAACAATATTGTGGCTGCGAATTCAGCATGAGAAAAGAAAAATAA